A single region of the Halorubrum depositum genome encodes:
- a CDS encoding NAD(P)/FAD-dependent oxidoreductase → MERVDVAIVGGGPAGASAAHAAATGGADVLVLEKGVPRADRDRLGPDSTDAAGILDYWVDIMGIHPDEFDDGVVQRELTRAEFRGPSEAATLTSTGIDSSYDKFGYTFHRARFDDWLRDRAEDAGAEYRVGESVRGVDTDLSVDPSDDDDPRHVVELASGESVGADFIVLADGPQRTVTNRVLDEYLPADAAASERLASRTANHIAYQEYRRVPEAVYEEVNDALVFWWGVMPGETAYPWIFPNADRVCRIGLTMPIGLDVDEFDRDAYALLEPDDESIPQGGEYVRRLLEWQYGDEYDVEEDFPLVEDAGKRNGTETYPISSTRPIDSPTDAGVAVVGGAMGTTSAFHEGGDHVAVRTGAIAGELAAAGDMAPYNRRWKEAIGDEIVRNVTMADMVADYEPDDWNRIIGAADAMLAAEAGDGLLAQPYRSGWESVKLLLGYRWNKRRVRKDYVGIDESEYVY, encoded by the coding sequence ATGGAACGCGTAGACGTCGCTATCGTGGGAGGCGGTCCGGCCGGCGCGTCCGCGGCGCACGCGGCCGCGACCGGCGGCGCCGACGTCCTCGTCTTAGAGAAGGGGGTGCCGCGGGCCGACCGCGACCGGCTCGGCCCCGACTCGACGGACGCCGCGGGGATCTTGGACTACTGGGTCGACATCATGGGGATCCACCCCGACGAGTTCGACGACGGCGTCGTCCAGCGGGAGCTGACCCGCGCGGAGTTCCGCGGGCCGAGCGAGGCGGCGACGCTCACCTCCACCGGTATCGACTCGTCGTACGACAAGTTCGGCTACACCTTCCACCGCGCCCGCTTCGACGACTGGCTCCGCGACCGCGCCGAGGACGCCGGAGCGGAGTACCGGGTCGGCGAGTCGGTGCGCGGCGTCGACACCGACCTCTCGGTGGATCCGAGCGACGACGACGACCCCCGCCACGTCGTCGAACTCGCCTCGGGCGAGTCGGTCGGCGCCGACTTCATCGTGCTCGCCGACGGTCCTCAGCGCACCGTCACCAACCGCGTGCTCGACGAGTACCTCCCGGCGGACGCGGCCGCCTCAGAGCGGCTCGCCTCCCGGACGGCGAACCACATCGCCTACCAGGAGTACCGGCGCGTCCCCGAGGCGGTGTACGAGGAGGTGAACGACGCGCTCGTCTTCTGGTGGGGCGTGATGCCCGGCGAGACGGCGTACCCGTGGATCTTCCCGAACGCCGACCGCGTCTGTCGGATCGGGCTGACGATGCCGATCGGCCTCGACGTCGACGAGTTCGACCGGGACGCCTACGCCCTGTTGGAGCCCGACGACGAGTCGATCCCGCAGGGCGGCGAGTACGTCCGGCGTCTCTTGGAGTGGCAGTACGGCGACGAGTACGACGTCGAGGAGGACTTCCCGCTCGTCGAGGACGCGGGCAAGCGGAACGGGACGGAGACGTACCCCATCTCCTCGACGCGTCCCATCGACTCGCCGACGGACGCGGGGGTCGCGGTCGTCGGCGGCGCGATGGGGACGACCTCCGCCTTCCACGAGGGCGGCGACCACGTCGCGGTCCGGACCGGCGCCATCGCCGGCGAGCTGGCCGCCGCGGGCGACATGGCCCCCTACAACCGGCGCTGGAAGGAGGCGATCGGCGACGAGATCGTCCGCAACGTGACGATGGCCGATATGGTCGCCGACTACGAGCCGGACGACTGGAACCGGATCATCGGGGCCGCCGACGCCATGTTAGCGGCCGAGGCGGGCGACGGCCTGCTCGCGCAGCCGTACCGCTCGGGCTGGGAGTCGGTGAAGCTCCTGCTCGGCTACCGGTGGAACAAGCGGCGCGTCAGGAAGGACTACGTCGGCATCGACGAGAGCGAGTACGTCTACTGA
- a CDS encoding M24 family metallopeptidase: MVDLAARTDRLDAYLDERGLEAVWFAKPNGFAWLTGGDNVVDADADVGIAAAGYDGALRVITDNIEAERLADEEVPDAVAVESFPWHADSLAAAVAERSPAPAAADFDVPGFERVEGSRLHQPLTDDDVERYRELGREAAAAVETVCRNLEPEDPEYEVAAGIDISLASRDVDTPVVLVGGAERAQAYRHYTPSDAALGDYALVSVTAERAGLYASLTRTVAFDAPDWLEERHRAAARVEATALAATEAAAAGDLTDGGDGADAADAADDAPDTAGDVFDAIREAYDAVGFADEWREHHQGGAAGFAGREWFAAPGSDEPVRRPMGYAWNPTVQGAKSEDTHLVAPDFTERLTKTGQWPTHEVEPVDVDGISTEPRELSAPVIR, from the coding sequence ATGGTCGACCTCGCCGCCCGCACCGACAGGCTCGACGCGTACCTCGACGAGCGCGGGCTCGAAGCGGTCTGGTTCGCCAAGCCGAACGGGTTCGCGTGGCTCACCGGCGGCGACAACGTCGTCGACGCCGACGCCGACGTCGGAATCGCGGCCGCCGGCTACGACGGCGCGCTCCGCGTGATCACGGACAACATCGAGGCGGAGCGACTCGCCGACGAGGAGGTCCCCGACGCGGTCGCCGTCGAGTCGTTCCCGTGGCACGCCGACTCGCTGGCCGCGGCCGTCGCCGAGCGCTCGCCCGCCCCCGCCGCCGCTGACTTCGACGTGCCGGGATTCGAGCGGGTGGAGGGGAGCCGGCTGCACCAGCCGCTCACCGACGACGACGTCGAGCGATACCGGGAGCTGGGTCGCGAGGCCGCCGCGGCCGTCGAGACCGTCTGCCGCAACCTCGAGCCCGAGGACCCGGAGTACGAGGTCGCCGCCGGGATCGACATCTCGCTCGCCTCCCGCGACGTCGACACCCCCGTCGTGCTCGTCGGCGGCGCGGAGCGCGCGCAGGCGTACCGACACTACACCCCGAGCGACGCGGCGCTCGGCGACTACGCGCTCGTCTCCGTCACCGCCGAGCGGGCCGGGCTCTACGCCTCCCTGACCCGAACGGTCGCCTTCGACGCCCCCGACTGGCTGGAGGAGCGCCACCGCGCCGCGGCCCGAGTCGAGGCGACCGCGCTCGCGGCGACGGAGGCCGCGGCCGCGGGCGACCTCACGGACGGCGGCGACGGCGCGGACGCCGCGGACGCCGCAGACGACGCCCCCGACACCGCCGGCGACGTCTTCGACGCGATCCGCGAGGCGTACGACGCCGTCGGCTTCGCCGACGAGTGGCGGGAACACCACCAGGGCGGCGCCGCGGGGTTCGCCGGCCGCGAGTGGTTCGCCGCGCCCGGGAGCGACGAGCCGGTCCGACGGCCGATGGGCTACGCGTGGAATCCGACCGTGCAGGGAGCGAAAAGCGAGGACACCCACCTCGTCGCGCCCGACTTCACCGAGCGGCTGACGAAGACGGGTCAGTGGCCGACTCACGAGGTCGAACCGGTCGACGTCGACGGAATCTCGACGGAACCGCGGGAGCTGTCGGCCCCCGTCATTCGCTGA